Proteins encoded by one window of Primulina huaijiensis isolate GDHJ02 chromosome 1, ASM1229523v2, whole genome shotgun sequence:
- the LOC140970150 gene encoding ammonium transporter 2 member 5-like produces the protein MDPKYAWLPPNLQPDDANPDWMNKGDNAWQMTAATMVGLQSIPGLVILYGSIVKKKWAVNSAFMALYAFAAVLVCWVGWGYQLSFGNSFLPFLGKIDDALDQHVLLEQAFATYKFANATMVYFQFVFAAITLILIGGALLGRMNFIAWMLFVPLWLTFSYTVGAFSIWCPNGWLSKRGLIDYSGGFVIHLSSGVAGFTAAYWVGPRAQRDRERFPPNNILLMLAGAGLLWMGWTGFNGGDPYMASIDASLAVLNTHICAATSLLTWLLLDILFFEKPSVIGATQGMITGLVCITPAAGVVQGWAAIIMGILSGSIPWFTMMVLHKKIWLLKQVDDTMAVFHTHAVAGTLGGLLTGFFANPKLCRLFYMIPTWERYIGLAYGFNNGRVGAGFRQMGVQVLGIVFIIGVNVVVTSLICLLIGLAVPLRMSEEELNGGDEVVHGEEAYALWGDGEKFEKSVHNSVINGAEDASTQRKNTRVSV, from the exons ATGGATCCTAAGTATGCCTGGCTACCACCAAATCTCCAGCCTGATGACGCGAACCCCGACTGGATGAACAAAGGAGACAACGCATGGCAGATGACAGCGGCCACGATGGTGGGCCTGCAAAGCATTCCGGGGCTCGTGATACTATACGGCAGCATCGTCAAAAAGAAATGGGCCGTAAACTCTGCTTTCATGGCGCTTTACGCCTTTGCAGCAGTTCTGGTTTGCTGGGTTGGATGGGGGTATCAGTTATCATTTGGAAACTCGTTTTTGCCTTTTCTTGGGAAGATCGATGATGCATTGGATCAGCATGTTCTGTTGGAACAGGCGTTTGCGACTTACAAGTTCGCGAACGCCACGATGGTGTATTTCCAGTTTGTTTTTGCAGCGATCACTTTGATATTGATCGGCGGCGCTTTGCTTGGGAGGATGAATTTTATTGCATGGATGTTGTTTGTGCCTTTGTGGCTCACATTTTCTTACACGGTCGGTGCATTCAGTATCTGGTGTCCGAATGGATGGTTGAGCAAGAGGGGGCTTATCGATTACTCCGGCGGCTTCGTCATTCACTTGTCTTCCGGTGTTGCCGGTTTCACCGCAGCTTACTGG GTAGGACCTCGGGCACAGAGGGACCGGGAGAGGTTCCCACCAAACAACATCCTTCTGATGCTTGCCGGCGCCGGCCTGCTATGGATGGGATGGACGGGCTTCAACGGCGGCGACCCTTACATGGCCAGCATCGACGCATCACTCGCTGTACTCAACACTCATATATGCGCAGCAACAAGCCTGCTTACTTGGCTCCTACTCGATATCCTTTTCTTCGAAAAACCCTCCGTCATCGGCGCCACACAGGGTATGATCACCGGCCTAGTCTGCATCACCCCAGCCGCCGGGGTCGTGCAAGGCTGGGCCGCCATTATAATGGGCATCCTCTCCGGTTCCATCCCTTGGTTCACTATGATGGTTCTCCACAAAAAGATATGGCTCCTAAAACAAGTAGACGACACGATGGCCGTGTTCCACACGCACGCTGTTGCAGGGACGCTAGGCGGCTTGCTCACCGGATTTTTCGCCAACCCAAAGCTGTGCAGGCTTTTCTACATGATCCCGACTTGGGAAAGGTACATCGGCCTAGCGTACGGGTTCAATAACGGCAGAGTTGGCGCGGGATTCAGGCAGATGGGGGTTCAGGTTCTTGGAATTGTGTTCATCATAGGAGTAAATGTTGTGGTCACCAGTTTGATTTGTCTGTTGATCGGGCTGGCGGTGCCACTGAGGATGTCAGAAGAAGAGCTCAACGGCGGGGACGAAGTGGTGCATGGGGAGGAAGCGTATGCGCTGTGGGGAGATGGCGAGAAGTTTGAGAAATCTGTGCATAACTCGGTTATTAATGGGGCTGAGGATGCCTCAACTCAGCGTAAGAATACGAGGGTTAGCGTTTAA
- the LOC140989946 gene encoding uncharacterized protein, which translates to MMMGSGNEQNLEIHVQKQMGCMAGFFHLFDRHRVSSTKRLPFSAAFGTISDPDLPVPVSPAVSREFTMPSLELAEQVVAPEVVEFPPKSPLFLPIFNLKEGNKSSWKFNKEAPRLSLDSRATTDAKGGLHPKKIRTSASILSTASRCDSIGSDMSDGCQNRSPSVIARLMGLEPLPNSSDSETEKKPELRRSASESRASRYLFHSRFITEQPSESLLHNAPMAAHCADPRDHLLKNTCKAELSKASNRANFNSPSSWKAPQQQRRSFFDSRDIFPEPKQTVSVYGEIEKRLKVRGMDEPSKDLENLKQILEALQLKGLLHSKNPNKISHRIFVYDESPIVVMQPSNRRNVSDYARPNGRSQARSNPRNHGVSGENPQSISPRRNRSVWSPTRAGESPSPATRNECNAGPRRSNSIVKPKPLSVETHRKLKNPADNRRVSPLNSPKLNTRRTRPDPMAKINKKEKITTVTTDEGESSSISGSSITTSTDTERPKTVEYKEGRNLLERCDKLLQSIAEMNGTDAQPSPVSVLDSSLYKDEPFTPSPVTARRNLDFKDESGELEEEIWSPIASSTRLKWQKETRGDCDFMYIADILRASDSLLENSDIFLLLENQQYLKGEDTSKATRLKRKLIFDTTNEIIERNRRLPPWKTVSWTNYNVTTPFLDDVWSEFQRIRNRNAAEDLFEVICGVLRKDLAGDESTGWGRDHPMEMSEAVLDIERLIFKDLVNGMIQDLAALASYTSSRRKLIF; encoded by the exons ATGATGATGGGCTCCGGGAATGAGCAGAATCTGGAGATACATGTGCAGAAGCAAATGGGTTGCATGGCTGGCTTCTTCCACCTCTTTGATCGCCACCGCGTCTCTTCCACCAAGCGCCTCCCTTTTTCTGCT GCTTTTGGTACGATTTCGGATCCGGATTTGCCAGTTCCCGTGTCACCGGCCGTTTCTAGGGAGTTCACAATGCCAAGCCTGGAACTGGCGGAGCAGGTGGTGGCGCCGGAGGTGGTTGAGTTTCCCCCTAAATCACCTCTTTTTCTGCCTATATTCAATTTGAAAGAAGGCAATAAGTCCTCGTGGAAGTTCAACAAAGAAGCCCCGAGGCTGTCGCTCGACAGTAGAGCTACCACGGACGCGAAGGGAGGCCTCCACCCCAAAAAGATCCGAACTTCCGCCTCAATTCTGTCCACTGCGAGTCGATGCGACAGCATCGGAAGTGACATGTCCGATGGCTGCCAGAACAGGTCTCCAAGTGTCATAGCGAGGCTCATGGGTCTGGAGCCATTGCCCAATTCATCCGACTCTGAAACCGAAAAGAAGCCTGAGCTGAGGAGATCCGCCTCCGAATCGAGAGCCTCAAGATATCTGTTTCACTCTCGATTCATCACAGAGCAGCCAAGTGAATCCCTTCTCCACAATGCGCCAATGGCTGCCCATTGTGCAGATCCAAGGGACCATTTATTAAAGAATACTTGCAAGGCCGAACTGTCTAAAGCATCAAACAGGGCCAACTTCAATTCTCCATCTTCATGGAAAGCTCCGCAGCAGCAACGCAGAAGCTTCTTTGATTCACGGGACATTTTCCCAGAACCTAAACAGACTGTATCAGTCTACGGGGAGATTGAGAAGAGATTGAAGGTGAGGGGTATGGACGAGCCGTCGAAAGATTTAGAGAATTTGAAACAGATCCTCGAAGCTTTGCAACTGAAAGGGCTTCTGCACTCCAAGAATCCGAATAAAATCAGCCACCGAATCTTTGTTTACGACGAGTCACCAATCGTGGTAATGCAACCTTCGAACAGAAGAAACGTCAGTGACTATGCACGGCCAAACGGTAGAAGTCAAGCCCGTAGCAATCCCCGTAATCACGGTGTCTCCGGTGAAAATCCTCAGTCAATAAGCCCTCGCCGGAACCGCAGCGTTTGGAGCCCAACTCGAGCCGGTGAAAGCCCCAGTCCAGCGACTCGAAATGAATGCAATGCGGGTCCCCGACGGTCAAACTCCATAGTCAAACCGAAACCGTTGAGCGTTGAAACCCATAGGAAACTGAAGAATCCAGCGGACAATCGCAGAGTCTCACCCCTTAACTCCCCGAAGCTCAACACCAGAAGAACCAGACCAGATCCAATGGCCAAGATCAACAAGAAAGAGAAGATCACGACCGTTACCACTGACGAAGGCGAATCTTCATCCATCTCTGGAAGCAGCATCACTACATCAACCGATACCGAG AGGCCGAAGACTGTGGAATACAAAGAAGGAAGGAATTTATTGGAGAGATGTGATAAGCTGCTCCAGAGCATTGCGGAGATGAATGGAACTGATGCGCAGCCGAGTCCCGTGTCAGTTCTTGACTCGTCTCTCTACAAGGACGAACCATTCACCCCTTCACCTGTTACAGCCAGACGTAATCTTGatttcaaag ACGAATCGGGCGAATTGGAGGAAGAAATATGGAGCCCAATCGCATCATCAACTCGATTGAAATGGCAAAAAGAAACACGGGGTGACTGCGATTTTATGTACATTGCAGATATCTTAAGGGCATCGGATTCCCTCTTAGAAAACTCGGACATCTTTCTGTTATTAGAAAACCAGCAATATCTTAAAGGAGAGGACACGTCCAAGGCCACCAGGCTCAAGAGAAAGCTAATCTTCGATACTACAAACGAAATTATCGAAAGAAACAGACGACTGCCTCCATGGAAGACTGTTTCTTGGACAAATTACAATGTGACAACACCTTTCCTTGACGATGTTTGGTCCGAATTTCAAAGAATTCGCAACCGCAATGCTGCTGAAGATTTGTTTGAGGTCATCTGTGGTGTGTTGAGGAAGGACTTAGCCGGGGACGAGTCAACCGGATGGGGGAGAGATCATCCGATGGAGATGTCCGAGGCTGTGTTGGACATCGAACGGCTGATATTCAAAGATTTGGTCAATGGGATGATCCAAGATCTTGCTGCATTGGCATCTTACACAAGCTCAAGGAGGAAGTTGATTTTCTGA